AGTCTCATGGCGCAAACCAATGGCTATGCGGATTTGTCGATGGGGATTGGGACCATCGTCATTGCTTTGGCAGCCATCATTATTTCGGAAATCCTATTGCGCGGCGTGCCGTTATGGGCGCGGTTGTTGATGATCATTGTCGGCGCTGTGATCTACCGCCTGATTATTGCGGTTGTGCTGGATCTTGGTGTCGACCCGAACTACCTGCGTTTCTTCTACGCCTTGATGTTAACGATCTTCCTGTCATTGCCGTTACTGAAAAAGAAATTGCAACTCATGACAATTCGTCACGGTAATCGGCGTCAAGCTCGCATCGTTCAGGCACAGATGCAAGCAGCAAAAACCGATTCGATGAGCACACATGCTGGTGATCAGCAAAAGGAGGTTTAGCCATGGCCGTACTTGAAGTGCATGGACTTCATCAGTATTTTGAACAAGGAACCGTGAACGAGAATCACGCGCTGAAAGGCATTGATCTCAGTCTTGAACGCGGGGAGTTCGTCGCGATTATTGGTGGCAACGGCGCAGGTAAATCAACGTTGCTGAACAGTATCGCTGGTACGCTCCCGGTTAGTCAGGGGCAGATTTTGATTAACGGTAAGGACGTGACCTATCAAAATGTTGCTAAGCGGGCGAAGGTAATTGCTCGAGTCTTTCAGGATCCGCGTTCCGGCACCGCCTCGTTGCTGACAATCGAACAGAATTTGGCATTGGCCGAAAAACGCGGCTCTTGGCGTAACTTTTGGGCCAGTGGGGTCAAACGGAGTGATCGCCAACATTTTAAGGAAAAATTGGCGACCCTTGGATTGGGCCTTGAGAATCGCCTGGGTGCCGAAATGGGCTTGCTTTCTGGCGGTCAACGACAGGCAGTAACCTTGCTGATGGCTACTTTAAAAGAACCGGCGTTGTTATTGCTTGACGAACACACAGCAGCGCTCGATCCGCAGACAAGCGCTACCGTCATGGCTTTGACTGATAAAATGGTTCGCGCGCAACATACGACAACTTTGATGATCACACACAACATGGCCAGTGCACTGAAATATGGTGATCGCCTAATCATGCTGGATCATGGTGAAATTGCTGTTGATGTCCGTGGCGAGGAAAAACAGCACCTGACCGTCGAAGACTTATTGACGATGTTTAAAGAACGCAGTGGACAAGAGTTTGCCGATGATGCTGTTTTGTTGAGTTAAAGCTGGCCTAAAAGAAGTTAATGAATAGATCCTCTATGAGAAAACAAAAGACGACTGATTTCCGCCATTGGAAAATCAGTCGTCTTTTGGTGGCTATCAGTTGTCTTTCAACCGTGTTTGGTTGAAGCGCAACTTTGATGGTTAAAAAATCAAGCATGTCCGAAATTAGTGGTTAATTCATAACTGCTGCCAGCAAATACAGATACTCAGCAGCTGGCACTTTTCCATTAGCCCATGTCCACAATCGTCCGGGTTGTGTGGTGGTTAAAGTGTTTCGTCAAGGTTTGTGGCAAGTCAGCTAGTTTGACCGTATCGACAGGCATTGGCGCCAATTTGTCCAATGTCTCCCATGCGGCTGCTCGGGCCGCAGCAGGGGCATTGACGGAATCCACACCGAGCAAGCTGACATTGCGCAAAATGAAGGGGAAGACGGTCAGCGGCAAGGCAGTTCCTGCAGCATTGCCACATAACGCGATTGCGCCGCCATAACGCATACTTGGCAGCAAACTGGTTGTGAACGATCCACCGAGCGGATCAATGGCAAAGTCAAAGCGTTGCTTACTCAAA
This genomic window from Lacticaseibacillus paracasei subsp. paracasei contains:
- a CDS encoding ABC transporter ATP-binding protein, producing MAVLEVHGLHQYFEQGTVNENHALKGIDLSLERGEFVAIIGGNGAGKSTLLNSIAGTLPVSQGQILINGKDVTYQNVAKRAKVIARVFQDPRSGTASLLTIEQNLALAEKRGSWRNFWASGVKRSDRQHFKEKLATLGLGLENRLGAEMGLLSGGQRQAVTLLMATLKEPALLLLDEHTAALDPQTSATVMALTDKMVRAQHTTTLMITHNMASALKYGDRLIMLDHGEIAVDVRGEEKQHLTVEDLLTMFKERSGQEFADDAVLLS